A window of the Salvelinus fontinalis isolate EN_2023a chromosome 14, ASM2944872v1, whole genome shotgun sequence genome harbors these coding sequences:
- the pars2 gene encoding probable proline--tRNA ligase, mitochondrial, with protein sequence MEVLMHHLRQRILPHLPRAFTTPCKSHSSCAAGHAPKPTPIDSISRPSTHLPLVSRLFQPSNLCDVGQESRAQGVMTCKSQRLMQQAGLIHPSNPGCYYFLPATVRSMEKLVRLIDQEMQRIGGQKLDMPSLCSAELWRRSERWDLMGKELFRLRDRHGAEYCLGPTHEEAVTELLASQGTLSYRQLPLMLYQMTRKFRDEPKPRFGLLRGREFYMKDMYTFDVSEEAAYHTYESVCQAYNRLFSRLGLRIVQVQADTGKIGGKLSHEFQLPADIGEDRLLVCGSCSFSANVETMEPGRTDCPQCQAGTLVESKGIEVGHTFYLGTKYSHIFNATFNNTQNKPAVTEMGCFGLGVTRILAAAIEVMSTEEAIRWPGLLAPYQVCVLPPKRGSKVDEVAGLAEEVALSLGEALPSLRGEVVLDDRTQMTIGKRLKDASQLGYPYVVALGQKATEEIPRFEVICQQTGETMFLNRDGLVDLLRRVETV encoded by the exons ATGGAAGTCCTAATGCATCACCTTCGGCAGAGAATCTTACCCCACCTGCCCAGAGCCTTCACCACTCCTTGTAAGAGCCATTCAAGCTGTGCTGCTGGACATGCTCCAAAGCCAACCCCCATTGACTCCATCTCCCGACCTAGCACACACCTTCCCCTAGTATCCCGTCTCTTCCAGCCCTCCAACCTGTGTGATGTGGGGCAGGAGAGTCGTGCTCAGGGGGTGATGACCTGCAAGAGCCAGAGACTGATGCAGCAGGCAGGTCTCATCCACCCTTCCAACCCTGGCTGCTACTACTTCCTCCCAGCCACAGTGCGCTCCATGGAGAAGCTGGTGAGGCTGATCGACCAGGAGATGCAGAGGATTGGTGGGCAGAAGCTGGACATGCCCAGCCTGTGCTCTGCGGAGCTGTGGAGACGCAGCGAGCGCTGGGACCTGATGGGAAAAGAGCTGTTCCGCCTGAGGGACCGCCACGGAGCTGAGTACTGCCTGGGCCCCACCCATGAGGAGGCAGTGACAGAGCTGCTGGCCTCCCAGGGAACCCTGTCCTacagacagctgcctctaatGCTTTACCAG ATGACCCGCAAGTTCCGTGACGAGCCAAAGCCTCGGTTCGGGCTGCTACGGGGGCGAGAGTTCTACATGAAGGACATGTACACGTTTGATGTGAGTGAAGAGGCTGCCTACCACACGTATGAGTCTGTATGTCAGGCTTACAACCGTCTCTTCTCCCGGCTGGGCCTGCGCATTGTTCAGGTCCAGGCAGACACAGGGAAAATCGGAGGTAAACTCTCCCACGAGTTCCAGCTTCCAGCAGACATCGGAGAGGACAGACTACTGGTCTGTGGGAGCTGCTCCTTCTCTGCCAATGTGGAGACCATGGAACCAGGCCGGACTGACTGCCCACAGTGCCAGGCAGGCACACTGGTGGAGTCCAAGGGCATAGAGGTGGGTCATACATTCTACCTTGGCACCAAATACTCCCACATATTCAACGCCACCTTCAATAACACCCAGAACAAGCCTGCTGTCACTGAGATGGGCTGCTTCGGGCTGGGGGTGACCCGGATCCTTGCTGCCGCCATAGAGGTGATGTCCACAGAGGAGGCTATCCGCTGGCCTGGGCTGCTTGCCCCCTACCAGGTCTGTGTTCTGCCCCCTAAAAGGGGCAGTAAGGTCGATGAGGTGGCTGGTTTAGCTGAGGAGGTGGCCCTTTCTCTGGGGGAGGCTCTGCCCAGCCTAAGAGGTGAGGTGGTTCTGGATGACCGTACACAGATGACCATCGGTAAGAGGCTGAAGGATGCCAGTCAGCTTGGATATCCCTACGTGGTGGCATTGGGGCAGAAGGCTACAGAGGAGATACCCAGGTTTGAGGTGATCTGTCAGCAGACTGGTGAGACTATGTTCCTCAATAGAGATGGACTGGTAGACCTACTCAGACGAGTGGAGACGGTCTGA